From Pseudomonas sp. G.S.17, the proteins below share one genomic window:
- a CDS encoding DUF6429 family protein — MEYDDKLIEEAVLALLAAFSSDDGNAWKGFDFEIMNRLHEHGFISNPVNKNKSIWLTEEGLERGRQIAERLFGVRTLSGDASNPET, encoded by the coding sequence ATGGAATACGACGACAAATTGATTGAAGAAGCTGTGCTTGCCCTATTGGCGGCGTTCAGTTCCGACGACGGCAACGCGTGGAAAGGGTTCGACTTCGAGATCATGAATCGATTGCATGAACATGGCTTCATCAGTAATCCGGTGAACAAGAACAAGTCGATCTGGTTGACGGAGGAAGGGCTCGAGCGAGGTCGGCAGATAGCCGAACGATTGTTTGGGGTGAGAACTCTCAGTGGGGATGCATCCAACCCTGAGACGTGA
- a CDS encoding pentapeptide MXKDX repeat protein yields MKKLTTVVLSLCLAVGAASVFAADTMSNDSMSKDSMSKDGMSKDTMKKDAMKKNDSMSKDSMSKDNMSKDAMKKDTMKKDTMSKDAMKKSEMSQ; encoded by the coding sequence ATGAAAAAGTTGACTACCGTTGTTCTGTCCCTGTGCCTGGCCGTTGGTGCTGCCAGTGTTTTTGCTGCTGACACTATGAGTAACGACAGCATGAGCAAAGACTCGATGTCCAAGGACGGCATGTCCAAGGACACGATGAAGAAAGACGCGATGAAGAAGAACGATTCGATGTCCAAAGACAGTATGTCTAAAGACAACATGTCCAAAGATGCGATGAAGAAAGATACGATGAAGAAAGATACGATGTCCAAGGATGCAATGAAAAAAAGCGAAATGTCGCAGTAA
- a CDS encoding molybdopterin-dependent oxidoreductase: MKKRIQIPGLDETSILIDARKILAPQIEDRSRRSFLLRGLTLGGVAMLSGCDITDNQGVDTALSSMSRLNDRVQGWLFNPGAMAPTYPESMITRPFPFNAFYGIDEAPTVEEESFRLEVTGLVSDKRNWRLEDLRAMAQTEQITRHICVEGWSAIGRWGGVRFSDFLRRVGADTDAKYVGFKCADDYYTSIDMATALHSQTLLALTYDGAVLPREYGFPMKLRMPTKLGYKNPKHIQAIFISNTYSGGYWEDQGYNWFGGS, translated from the coding sequence ATGAAAAAGCGTATCCAGATACCGGGCCTGGACGAGACTTCGATCCTGATCGACGCTCGCAAGATCCTTGCCCCGCAGATCGAAGACCGCTCGCGCCGCTCATTCCTCCTGCGTGGTTTGACGCTCGGCGGTGTGGCGATGTTGTCCGGTTGCGACATCACCGACAATCAAGGCGTCGATACCGCGTTGTCGTCCATGTCGCGTTTGAATGACAGGGTGCAAGGCTGGCTGTTCAACCCTGGCGCGATGGCACCGACTTATCCCGAATCGATGATTACCCGGCCATTTCCCTTCAATGCCTTTTACGGCATCGACGAAGCGCCAACGGTAGAAGAGGAAAGCTTTCGCCTGGAAGTCACTGGACTGGTCTCCGACAAGCGCAACTGGCGCCTTGAAGACCTGCGGGCCATGGCCCAGACCGAACAGATCACCCGTCATATTTGCGTCGAAGGCTGGAGTGCGATCGGGCGTTGGGGCGGCGTGCGCTTCAGCGACTTTCTGAGAAGGGTCGGGGCCGACACCGATGCCAAATATGTCGGTTTTAAATGCGCCGACGATTACTACACCAGCATCGATATGGCCACCGCATTGCATTCGCAGACTCTGCTGGCGCTGACTTATGACGGCGCGGTGCTGCCGCGCGAATACGGTTTCCCGATGAAGCTGCGCATGCCCACCAAACTCGGCTACAAGAATCCCAAACACATCCAGGCAATTTTCATCAGCAACACCTACAGCGGCGGCTACTGGGAAGACCAGGGCTACAACTGGTTTGGTGGCAGCTGA
- a CDS encoding cytochrome b/b6 domain-containing protein, with translation MSQSSASPRASHPRWLRFTHWLNALAVLLMVTSGWRIYNAAPIYDFSFPKSITLGGWLGGALQWHFATMWFLAINGLVYLAFNLFSGRLKRRFFPVSPKGVLHDLWAALRGKLGHADLGHYNQVQRAAYLFVMVDSTLLVVSGLVLWKSVQFPLLRELLWGYEGARRVHFFAMALLVAFVVVHLVMVALVPKTLLAMIGTRKESV, from the coding sequence ATGTCGCAGTCATCTGCTTCACCCAGGGCCAGCCATCCACGCTGGCTAAGGTTTACCCATTGGCTCAACGCTTTGGCGGTTCTGTTGATGGTCACCAGTGGTTGGCGTATTTACAACGCTGCGCCGATCTACGACTTCAGTTTTCCCAAGTCGATTACCCTTGGCGGCTGGCTGGGCGGCGCCTTGCAATGGCATTTCGCGACAATGTGGTTTCTGGCGATCAACGGCCTTGTTTACCTGGCCTTCAATCTGTTCAGCGGACGCCTGAAGCGGCGTTTCTTCCCCGTGTCGCCCAAAGGTGTGCTGCATGACTTGTGGGCGGCCCTGCGAGGAAAGCTCGGGCACGCCGACCTTGGTCATTACAATCAGGTGCAACGGGCAGCATACCTGTTCGTGATGGTCGACAGCACGCTCTTGGTAGTGTCAGGGCTGGTGTTGTGGAAGTCGGTGCAGTTTCCGTTGCTCCGTGAATTGCTGTGGGGTTATGAAGGCGCACGCCGTGTGCATTTTTTCGCCATGGCGCTGTTGGTAGCCTTCGTGGTGGTGCACCTGGTGATGGTCGCGCTGGTTCCGAAAACGCTGTTGGCCATGATCGGCACCCGCAAGGAGTCGGTATGA
- a CDS encoding exodeoxyribonuclease VII small subunit, which produces MARKKAALDFEQSLADLQTLVERLENGELSLEDSLTAFEQGIRLTRDCQGALAQAEQKVQVLLERDGELAEEPFDAEQPE; this is translated from the coding sequence ATGGCCCGCAAGAAAGCTGCACTGGATTTCGAACAATCCCTCGCTGATCTGCAAACGCTGGTAGAGCGTCTGGAGAATGGCGAGTTGTCTTTGGAAGACTCATTGACCGCGTTCGAACAGGGGATTCGCCTGACCCGCGACTGCCAGGGCGCCTTGGCGCAGGCGGAGCAGAAGGTTCAGGTGTTGCTGGAGCGCGACGGTGAGTTGGCCGAAGAGCCTTTCGATGCGGAACAGCCCGAATGA
- a CDS encoding farnesyl diphosphate synthase — MIASYQAQCQLRVNAALDSLFVAPGPELARLYDAMRYSVMNGGKRVRPLLAYAACEALGGKADEANGAACAVELIHAYSLVHDDLPAMDDDDLRRGQPTTHKAFDEACAILAGDGLQSLAFTALFDQRLTPQDAETRLQMVGALAFAAGPAGMVGGQAIDLGSVGIKLDQTALAFMHRHKTGALIEASVKLGALASGHADQARLDALQAYARAIGLAFQVQDDILDVESDTVTLGKRQGADIARDKPTYPALLGLDAAKAYALELRDQALDALRPFDAAAQPLRDLARYIVERRN; from the coding sequence ATGATTGCGAGCTATCAGGCCCAGTGCCAGCTGCGCGTCAACGCGGCGCTCGACAGTCTGTTTGTTGCGCCAGGCCCGGAGCTGGCGCGTCTTTATGACGCGATGCGCTACAGCGTGATGAATGGCGGCAAGCGTGTGCGGCCGTTGTTGGCGTATGCGGCCTGCGAAGCGCTCGGCGGCAAGGCTGACGAGGCCAACGGCGCGGCCTGTGCGGTGGAGTTGATCCATGCATATTCGCTGGTGCATGACGATTTGCCGGCCATGGACGATGACGATCTGCGGCGCGGCCAGCCAACGACCCACAAAGCGTTCGACGAAGCCTGTGCGATTCTGGCTGGCGATGGTTTGCAGAGCCTGGCGTTTACTGCCCTGTTCGATCAGCGCCTGACACCCCAGGATGCAGAGACGCGCCTGCAAATGGTCGGTGCCTTGGCATTCGCAGCCGGTCCGGCAGGCATGGTCGGCGGTCAGGCCATTGATCTCGGTTCGGTGGGCATCAAGCTCGATCAAACCGCGCTGGCTTTCATGCACCGGCACAAGACCGGCGCGCTGATCGAAGCCAGCGTCAAGTTGGGCGCATTGGCCAGCGGCCACGCGGATCAGGCCCGGCTCGATGCGCTGCAGGCGTATGCCCGCGCCATCGGCCTGGCTTTTCAAGTGCAGGACGACATCCTCGATGTCGAAAGCGATACCGTAACCCTCGGTAAACGCCAAGGCGCGGATATCGCCCGGGACAAACCGACCTATCCCGCATTGCTGGGCCTCGATGCCGCCAAGGCCTACGCCCTGGAGCTGCGCGATCAGGCACTGGATGCCCTGCGACCGTTCGACGCGGCCGCGCAACCGCTGCGCGATCTGGCCCGGTACATCGTCGAGCGGCGTAACTAA
- the dxs gene encoding 1-deoxy-D-xylulose-5-phosphate synthase codes for MPTTFKEIPRERPATPLLDRAETPDGLRRLGEAELEALADELRLELLYSVGQTGGHFGAGLGVIELTIALHYVFDTPDDRLVWDVGHQAYPHKILTGRRQRMATLRQKDGVAAFPRRSESEYDTFGVGHSSTSISAALGMAIAARLQGRSRKAIAVIGDGALTAGMAFEALNHAPEVAADMLVILNDNDMSISRNVGGLSNYLAKILSSRTYASMREGSKKVLSRLPGAWEIARRTEEYAKGMLVPGTLFEELGWNYIGPIDGHDLPTLIATLRNMRDLKGPQFLHVVTKKGKGFAPAEADPIGYHAITKLEPLNAPIAAPKKVSGPKYSGVFGQWICDMAQADSRLVGITPAMKEGSDLVAFSERFPERYFDVAIAEQHAVTLAAGMACEGAKPVVAIYSTFLQRGYDQLIHDVAVQNLDVLFAIDRAGLVGEDGPTHAGSFDLSYLRCIPGMLVMTPSDENELRMMLSTGYLHNGPAAVRYPRGSGPNAVIDSSLEPIEIGKGVVRRNGQGVAILVFGVQLADALKVAEKIDATVIDMRFVKPIDEALIRDAAANHELLVTIEENAVMGGAGAAVSEFLARENILKSVLHLGLPDAYVEHAKPAQMLAECGLDEAGIEAAINERLVLIG; via the coding sequence ATGCCCACGACGTTCAAAGAGATTCCCCGCGAGCGCCCCGCCACGCCGCTGCTCGACCGTGCTGAAACGCCGGACGGCTTGCGTCGGTTGGGTGAAGCCGAGCTGGAAGCCCTGGCCGATGAACTGCGCCTGGAGCTTCTTTATTCTGTTGGCCAGACCGGCGGGCATTTCGGTGCCGGTCTCGGTGTCATCGAGCTGACCATCGCCCTGCATTATGTTTTCGATACGCCCGATGACCGTCTGGTCTGGGATGTCGGTCATCAGGCGTATCCGCACAAGATCCTCACAGGTCGCCGCCAGCGCATGGCCACCCTGCGCCAGAAGGACGGCGTAGCCGCCTTTCCGCGTCGCAGCGAGAGCGAGTACGACACTTTTGGCGTCGGCCACTCCAGCACCTCCATCAGCGCCGCGTTGGGCATGGCGATTGCCGCCCGTTTACAGGGCCGTTCGCGCAAGGCCATCGCCGTTATCGGTGATGGCGCGCTGACCGCCGGCATGGCGTTCGAGGCGTTGAATCACGCGCCTGAAGTCGCCGCCGACATGCTGGTGATCCTCAACGACAACGACATGTCGATCTCGCGCAACGTTGGCGGGCTGTCGAACTATCTGGCGAAGATCCTTTCCAGCCGCACCTACGCCAGCATGCGCGAAGGCAGCAAAAAGGTGCTGTCGCGTCTGCCCGGCGCCTGGGAAATTGCCCGACGCACGGAAGAATACGCCAAAGGCATGTTGGTCCCCGGCACACTGTTCGAAGAGCTGGGCTGGAACTACATCGGCCCTATCGACGGCCATGACCTGCCAACCCTGATCGCAACGCTGCGCAACATGCGCGACCTCAAGGGTCCGCAATTCCTGCACGTGGTGACCAAGAAAGGTAAAGGTTTTGCGCCTGCCGAAGCCGATCCGATTGGCTATCACGCGATCACCAAGCTTGAACCCCTGAATGCCCCAATTGCCGCGCCGAAAAAGGTCAGCGGCCCGAAGTATTCGGGCGTGTTCGGCCAGTGGATCTGCGACATGGCGCAGGCCGATTCGCGTCTGGTCGGCATTACTCCGGCGATGAAAGAAGGCTCGGATCTGGTGGCGTTCAGCGAACGTTTTCCGGAGCGTTACTTCGACGTCGCCATTGCCGAGCAGCACGCAGTGACGCTGGCAGCGGGTATGGCCTGCGAAGGCGCCAAGCCCGTGGTGGCGATTTATTCGACGTTTCTGCAGCGCGGCTACGATCAGCTGATTCATGACGTGGCCGTGCAAAACCTTGACGTGCTGTTCGCCATCGACCGCGCCGGTCTGGTGGGCGAAGACGGTCCGACTCACGCGGGCAGTTTCGACTTGTCCTACCTGCGTTGCATCCCCGGCATGCTGGTGATGACGCCGAGCGATGAGAACGAATTGCGCATGATGCTCAGCACCGGTTACCTGCACAACGGCCCGGCTGCCGTGCGCTACCCGCGCGGTTCAGGCCCGAACGCAGTGATCGACAGCAGCCTTGAGCCTATCGAAATCGGCAAGGGCGTGGTTCGCCGCAATGGCCAGGGCGTTGCGATCCTGGTGTTCGGCGTGCAACTGGCCGACGCCTTGAAAGTTGCCGAGAAGATCGACGCCACCGTGATCGACATGCGCTTCGTCAAACCCATCGACGAGGCTCTGATCCGCGACGCCGCGGCCAATCACGAGTTGCTGGTGACCATCGAGGAAAACGCCGTAATGGGTGGTGCTGGCGCTGCCGTCAGCGAATTCCTGGCGCGGGAGAACATCCTCAAATCCGTGCTGCATCTGGGCTTGCCGGACGCTTACGTCGAACATGCCAAGCCTGCGCAAATGCTGGCCGAGTGCGGGTTGGATGAAGCGGGGATTGAAGCGGCGATCAATGAACGGCTGGTGTTGATTGGTTGA
- a CDS encoding MFS transporter, whose product MIRNNLRRRLALAWWWQLVVTLAPLLVASALFGSNKTMSLVLAMPLFIAGLLSMFVSLKPFGAYKRALIATEAALDTPEEAAAWRQLAAVRSKAFLAAGLPAWIAAAAVFVGLEAVPLVLLAISSVVLLYLYRIPRQLG is encoded by the coding sequence GTGATCCGCAACAACCTGAGGCGCCGTCTGGCGCTCGCATGGTGGTGGCAATTGGTAGTGACGCTGGCGCCCTTGCTGGTCGCCAGTGCGCTGTTCGGTTCCAATAAAACCATGTCGCTGGTGTTGGCGATGCCGTTGTTTATCGCGGGGCTGCTGTCGATGTTCGTCAGCCTCAAGCCGTTCGGTGCATACAAACGAGCATTGATCGCCACCGAAGCCGCACTGGATACCCCCGAAGAAGCAGCCGCCTGGCGTCAGCTCGCCGCTGTCCGAAGCAAAGCCTTTCTCGCCGCCGGACTGCCCGCGTGGATTGCGGCCGCAGCAGTATTCGTCGGGCTGGAAGCGGTGCCGTTAGTATTGCTGGCGATATCCAGCGTGGTGTTGCTGTATCTGTATCGGATACCGCGGCAGCTAGGCTGA
- the ribA gene encoding GTP cyclohydrolase II: protein MPVVFVAASKLPTPFAQFTMHGFLESATGREHLVLSLGDVSDGAPVLGRVHSECLTGDALFSQRCDCGSQLEAALRAIASEGRGVLLYLRQEGRGIGLLNKIRAYELQDGGADTVEANERLGFAADQRDYAICLPMLQHLGVESLRLMTNNPRKVKALTEMGITVAERVPLHTGHNPHNKLYLATKAGKLGHMMGNEHQGEADRA from the coding sequence GTGCCCGTCGTATTTGTCGCCGCTTCCAAGCTGCCAACTCCGTTTGCGCAATTCACCATGCATGGCTTTCTTGAGTCTGCAACGGGACGCGAACATCTCGTTTTGAGCCTCGGCGATGTGTCCGATGGCGCTCCGGTCCTCGGTCGAGTGCATTCCGAATGCCTGACGGGCGATGCTTTGTTCAGTCAGCGTTGCGACTGTGGCTCCCAGCTTGAGGCCGCCTTGCGCGCCATCGCTTCCGAGGGTCGCGGTGTTTTGCTGTATCTGCGCCAGGAAGGCCGGGGCATTGGCCTGCTGAACAAGATCCGTGCCTACGAATTGCAGGACGGCGGTGCCGATACGGTGGAGGCCAATGAGCGTCTCGGTTTCGCGGCAGACCAGCGCGATTACGCGATTTGCCTGCCGATGCTGCAGCATCTGGGCGTCGAGTCCCTGCGTTTGATGACCAACAATCCGCGCAAGGTCAAAGCCTTGACCGAGATGGGCATCACCGTCGCCGAGCGCGTGCCGCTGCATACCGGCCACAACCCACACAACAAACTGTACCTGGCCACCAAGGCCGGCAAACTCGGCCACATGATGGGCAATGAACATCAAGGCGAGGCAGATCGCGCGTGA
- a CDS encoding phosphatidylglycerophosphatase A yields MTDHPKQVPAEHVPPSVWTNPWHFLAFGFGSGTLPKAPGTWGSIVAVPFIPLWQMLPDWGYWLMLGITMLFGFWLCGKVADDLGVHDHEGIVWDEMVGMWITLWLVPEGWVWLLVGFLVFRFFDILKPWPIHWIDRHVHGGVGIMLDDVLAGVFAWLAMQVLVWGWHFI; encoded by the coding sequence GTGACAGATCATCCTAAGCAGGTCCCGGCGGAACACGTTCCCCCGTCGGTCTGGACCAATCCCTGGCACTTCCTCGCATTCGGCTTCGGCTCCGGCACACTGCCCAAAGCGCCTGGAACCTGGGGCTCCATCGTCGCCGTGCCATTCATTCCGCTCTGGCAAATGCTGCCGGACTGGGGCTACTGGCTGATGCTCGGCATCACCATGCTGTTTGGCTTCTGGCTGTGCGGCAAAGTCGCCGACGACCTTGGGGTCCACGACCACGAAGGCATCGTCTGGGACGAAATGGTCGGCATGTGGATCACGTTATGGCTGGTGCCCGAAGGCTGGGTCTGGCTGTTGGTGGGCTTTCTGGTCTTCCGCTTCTTCGACATCCTCAAGCCTTGGCCGATCCACTGGATCGACCGGCATGTGCACGGCGGCGTGGGCATCATGCTCGACGATGTGCTGGCCGGGGTATTCGCCTGGCTGGCGATGCAGGTCCTGGTCTGGGGCTGGCACTTCATCTGA
- the thiL gene encoding thiamine-phosphate kinase, which translates to MGEFELIRNFFAAAPCAQAGEGVALGIGDDCALLTLPPGEQLAISTDTLVAGVHFPEVCDPFLLGQRALAVSASDLAAMGASPVAFTLALTLPDVEADWLQAFARGLNAMAQSCGLSLVGGDTTRGPLNLTLTVFGRVPAGQALTRSGAQPGDLLCVGGPLGDGAGALTLVLNEREVEASTAEYLLARYWSPQPQIALGQALRGKATAALDISDGLLADCGHIALASRVRLLVERDLLPLSEQLLTLFGVQAAQQAALSGGDDYRLAFTLPAQHLTGLQEAGWPVQVIGRVEAGEGVALIDANGQDIPVLTRGYQHFRETR; encoded by the coding sequence ATGGGCGAGTTCGAGCTGATCCGCAATTTTTTCGCCGCAGCGCCTTGTGCGCAGGCGGGTGAAGGTGTCGCTTTGGGGATCGGTGACGACTGCGCCTTGCTGACGCTGCCGCCCGGCGAACAGTTGGCGATTTCCACCGATACCCTGGTTGCCGGGGTGCATTTCCCCGAAGTCTGTGACCCTTTCCTGCTCGGCCAACGCGCGCTTGCGGTTTCCGCCAGTGACCTTGCGGCCATGGGCGCCAGCCCTGTTGCGTTCACCCTTGCCCTGACGTTGCCTGATGTTGAAGCCGACTGGCTGCAAGCATTTGCTCGCGGCCTGAACGCCATGGCGCAGAGCTGTGGGCTGAGTTTAGTGGGCGGCGATACGACGCGCGGCCCGTTGAACCTGACGCTGACGGTTTTCGGCCGCGTGCCCGCAGGTCAGGCCTTGACCCGCAGCGGCGCGCAGCCGGGCGATCTGCTGTGTGTCGGCGGTCCGCTGGGCGATGGCGCTGGCGCTTTGACCCTGGTGTTGAACGAGCGCGAAGTTGAGGCGTCTACCGCAGAGTATTTATTGGCGCGCTATTGGTCGCCTCAGCCGCAAATCGCGCTTGGGCAGGCATTGCGCGGCAAAGCTACAGCCGCGCTGGATATTTCAGACGGCCTGCTGGCCGATTGCGGACATATCGCGCTGGCCTCCAGAGTGCGTTTGCTGGTTGAGCGGGATTTACTGCCGCTGTCCGAGCAACTGCTGACGTTGTTTGGCGTGCAGGCCGCGCAACAGGCGGCGCTCAGTGGCGGTGATGATTACAGGCTCGCCTTCACGCTACCGGCGCAGCATTTGACAGGTTTGCAAGAGGCCGGTTGGCCGGTGCAAGTCATTGGCCGTGTCGAAGCGGGCGAGGGCGTTGCGCTGATCGATGCCAATGGGCAGGACATTCCCGTCCTGACTCGCGGCTATCAACATTTTCGGGAGACACGGTGA
- the nusB gene encoding transcription antitermination factor NusB, with the protein MISDESDQFNPREEKSPEVAKSKSAKRREARQMATQALYQWHMAGHSLNEIEAQFRVDNDFKSVDGAYFSELLRGVPTNKDEIDAVLAPCLDITIEELDPVELAILRLSTYELLKRIDVPYRVVINEGIELAKVYGSTDGHKFVNGVLDKLAPRLREVEVKAHKR; encoded by the coding sequence GTGATTTCTGACGAGAGCGATCAGTTCAACCCCCGCGAAGAAAAGTCGCCGGAAGTTGCCAAGAGCAAGAGTGCCAAACGTCGCGAAGCGCGCCAGATGGCTACCCAGGCGCTGTATCAGTGGCACATGGCAGGTCATTCGCTGAATGAAATCGAGGCGCAGTTCCGCGTTGACAACGATTTCAAAAGCGTCGATGGCGCCTATTTCAGCGAACTGTTGCGCGGCGTGCCGACCAACAAGGACGAAATCGATGCGGTTCTGGCGCCATGCCTGGACATCACCATCGAAGAGCTCGACCCGGTTGAACTGGCGATCCTGCGCCTGTCCACCTACGAGCTGCTCAAGCGTATCGACGTGCCGTATCGCGTTGTGATCAACGAAGGCATCGAGCTGGCCAAGGTCTACGGCTCCACTGACGGCCACAAGTTCGTCAATGGCGTGCTGGACAAGCTGGCTCCGCGCTTGCGTGAAGTCGAAGTCAAGGCGCACAAGCGCTAG
- the ribE gene encoding 6,7-dimethyl-8-ribityllumazine synthase yields MTLKTIEGTFIAPQGRYALVVGRFNSFVVESLVSGAVDALVRHGVSESDITIIRAPGAFEIPLVVQKVAQLSEYAAIVALGAVIRGGTPHFEYVAGECVKGLSQVSMEFGIPVAFGVLTVDSIEQAIERSGTKAGNKGAEAALSALEMVSLLAQLEAK; encoded by the coding sequence ATGACCCTGAAGACCATCGAAGGTACCTTCATCGCCCCCCAAGGTCGCTATGCCCTTGTGGTAGGCCGTTTCAACAGCTTTGTCGTGGAAAGTCTGGTGAGCGGTGCCGTTGATGCCCTGGTTCGCCACGGCGTGAGCGAAAGCGATATCACCATCATCCGCGCGCCGGGTGCCTTCGAAATCCCGCTGGTGGTGCAGAAAGTTGCGCAACTGAGCGAATACGCGGCCATCGTTGCCCTGGGCGCCGTCATCCGTGGTGGTACTCCGCACTTTGAATACGTGGCTGGCGAATGCGTCAAAGGCCTGTCTCAGGTTTCCATGGAATTCGGTATCCCGGTCGCCTTCGGCGTGCTGACCGTTGACTCCATCGAGCAAGCCATCGAGCGTTCCGGCACCAAGGCTGGCAACAAAGGCGCAGAAGCTGCGTTGTCCGCCCTTGAAATGGTTAGCCTGCTGGCGCAGTTGGAGGCCAAGTGA
- the ribBA gene encoding bifunctional 3,4-dihydroxy-2-butanone-4-phosphate synthase/GTP cyclohydrolase II, with amino-acid sequence MALNSIEELVEDIRLGKMVILMDDEDRENEGDLIMAAECVKAEHINFMAKHARGLICMPMTRERCETLKLPLMAPRNGSGFGTKFTVSIEAAEGVTTGISAADRARTVQAAAAKDAKAEDIVSPGHIFPLMAQAGGTLSRAGHTEAACDLARMAGFEASGVICEVMNDDGTMSRRAELETFAAVHGIKIGTIADLIHYRMIHERTVQRIAEQPMDSELGQFNLVTYRDSVEGDVHLALTLGKICAEEPTLVRVHNMDPLRDLLMVKQPGRWSLRAAMSAVSEAGSGVVLLLGHPLDGDVLLAHIRETAEQLPIKSPTTYSTVGAGSQILRDLGVRKMRLMSSPMKFNAISGFDLEVVEYVPSE; translated from the coding sequence GTGGCGCTCAACAGCATCGAAGAACTGGTTGAAGACATTCGCCTAGGCAAGATGGTCATCCTCATGGATGACGAAGATCGCGAGAACGAAGGCGATCTGATCATGGCCGCCGAGTGTGTCAAAGCCGAGCACATCAACTTCATGGCCAAGCACGCCCGTGGGCTGATCTGCATGCCCATGACCCGCGAGCGCTGCGAGACCCTCAAGCTGCCGCTGATGGCGCCACGCAACGGTTCCGGTTTCGGCACCAAGTTCACTGTGTCCATCGAAGCCGCTGAAGGCGTGACCACCGGCATCTCTGCCGCCGACCGTGCGCGCACCGTGCAAGCAGCCGCTGCCAAGGACGCCAAGGCCGAAGACATCGTCAGCCCCGGTCACATCTTTCCGTTGATGGCGCAAGCGGGTGGCACGCTGTCCCGCGCCGGTCACACCGAAGCCGCCTGCGACCTGGCGCGCATGGCCGGTTTCGAAGCGAGCGGCGTGATCTGCGAAGTGATGAACGATGACGGCACCATGTCCCGTCGCGCCGAGCTGGAAACCTTTGCCGCCGTACACGGCATCAAGATCGGCACCATCGCCGACCTGATTCACTACCGGATGATCCACGAACGTACCGTTCAGCGGATTGCCGAGCAGCCAATGGACAGCGAACTGGGCCAGTTCAATCTGGTGACCTACCGCGATTCGGTGGAAGGCGACGTGCACCTGGCGCTGACTCTGGGCAAGATTTGCGCAGAAGAACCGACCCTGGTGCGCGTGCACAACATGGACCCGTTGCGCGACCTGTTGATGGTCAAACAGCCCGGCCGCTGGAGCCTGCGCGCCGCTATGTCTGCGGTCTCCGAGGCGGGCAGCGGTGTCGTGCTGTTGCTCGGTCACCCGCTGGATGGCGACGTTTTGCTTGCACATATTCGTGAGACCGCCGAACAGTTGCCGATCAAATCGCCGACCACTTACAGCACGGTCGGCGCCGGTTCGCAGATCCTTCGTGACCTGGGCGTGCGTAAAATGCGCCTGATGAGTTCACCAATGAAGTTCAATGCGATATCCGGTTTCGATCTGGAAGTTGTAGAATACGTGCCCTCCGAATAA
- a CDS encoding riboflavin synthase, translating to MFTGIIESIGSIRAMTPKGGDVRVYVETGKLDLGDVKLGDSIAVNGVCLTAVELPGDGFWADVSRETLDVTAMVDLKPGSRVNLEKALTPTTRLGGHLVSGHVDGVGEILSREENARAIQFRVRAPRELAKYISHKGSITVDGTSLTVNAVDGAEFELTIVPHTLAETIMSDYRAGRKVNLEVDLLARYLERLLMGDKAADSSKGQAGTITESFLAANGYLKS from the coding sequence ATGTTTACCGGCATCATCGAATCCATCGGCAGCATCCGCGCCATGACCCCTAAAGGCGGCGACGTCCGCGTTTATGTGGAGACCGGCAAGCTCGATCTGGGCGACGTCAAACTGGGCGACAGCATCGCGGTCAATGGCGTTTGCCTGACTGCGGTCGAGCTGCCGGGCGACGGTTTCTGGGCTGACGTCAGCCGCGAAACCCTCGACGTGACGGCCATGGTCGATCTCAAGCCCGGCAGCCGCGTCAATCTGGAGAAAGCCCTGACGCCGACAACGCGTCTGGGCGGTCATCTGGTCAGCGGTCACGTGGATGGCGTTGGCGAAATCCTGTCCCGCGAAGAGAACGCCCGGGCGATTCAATTTCGTGTCCGCGCGCCACGCGAGCTGGCCAAGTACATTTCCCATAAAGGCTCGATCACGGTCGATGGCACCAGCCTGACCGTGAACGCCGTCGATGGCGCCGAATTCGAACTGACCATCGTGCCGCACACCCTGGCTGAAACCATCATGTCCGACTACCGCGCGGGCCGTAAGGTGAATCTGGAAGTGGACCTGCTGGCGCGCTATCTGGAGCGTCTGTTGATGGGCGACAAGGCGGCCGACTCCTCCAAAGGGCAGGCTGGCACCATCACCGAAAGTTTTCTGGCCGCCAATGGCTACCTCAAATCCTGA